The Paramisgurnus dabryanus chromosome 1, PD_genome_1.1, whole genome shotgun sequence genome includes a window with the following:
- the LOC135734503 gene encoding uncharacterized protein — MLDISTLILFGTGFLTVLCPAVSIEVLPGENVSIWCEHNTYGSSADLCWFKQASYAVPIKMLCMLYTDNLKSFEPRYFANFTKNHMIMDLYSKSTSLTILDVNVFDSGFYFCGAVDYIMKFGNGTRLEVKDKNDMSGKNDTQTLKNDHDKFSMSADDCSGNIFIILTFIFGGFIIFTVNILLILVIIRKHRRVKQRKAAEHQPQQQDYKVNFKEQEPESVEYSALHFSRRERQTDTIDMYEMYTVAT, encoded by the exons ATGCTGGATATTTCAACTTTAATCCTGTTTGGGACTG GTTTTCTCACAGTTTTGTGTCCAGCGGTCAGTATAGAGGTTCTGCCAGGAGAAAATGTTTCTATATGGTGTGAACACAACACATATGGTAGTAGTGCAGACTTGTGCTGGTTCAAGCAAGCATCTTATGCTGTACCAATAAAAATGTTGTGCATGCTATACACGGATAATCTTAAAAGTTTCGAGCCACGATATTTTGCTAATTTCACAAAGAATCACATGATCATGGATCTGTACAGTAAATCCACCTCTTTAACAATACTGGATGTGAATGTTTTTGATTCCGGTTTCTACTTTTGTGGAGCTGTGGATTATATAATGAAATTTGGCAATGGAACCAGACTTGAAGTGAAAG ATAAGAATGATATGTCAGGAAAAAATGACACACAAACCTTGAAAAATG ATCATGATAAATTCTCTATGTCTGCTGATGATTGTTCTGGAAACATCTTTATAATCCTGACATTCATATTTGgtggatttattatttttactgtCAATATTCTGCTCATTTTGGTTATTATTAGAAAACACAGACGAGTGAAACAAAGAAAAG CTGCTGAACACCAACCACAACAGCAAGATTATAAGGTCAACTTTAAA GAGCAGGAACCTGAGTCAGTGGAGTATTCTGCCTTACATTTCTCAAGAAGAGAAAGACAAACTGATACAATAGATATGTATGAGATGTATACTGTTGCCACATGA